A window of Helicobacter pylori genomic DNA:
CTAAAGTAAGGTTTTTTCCAACACTTCAGCGATGTTTTTCACCGCAACGATGTTTAAATTCTCTCGCACTTCAGTAGGGATCTCATCTAAATCCCTTTCGTAATTTTTAACAGGAATGAGGGCGGTTTTAATGCCAGCTTTAAAAGCAGCGATCAATTTTTCTTTCAAACCCCCTATGGGTAAAACTTCCCCGCTCAAAGTCAATTCGCCCGTCATTGCCACATCGCTTCTTGTGGCTTTGTCGCACAAAATGCTTGCAATCACGCTCGCCATAGCGATCCCAGCGCTTGGCCCGTCTTTAGGCGTAGCCCCCTCAGGGACATGCAAATGCAAATCGTAAGCGTTATAAACCTTTAGCGCTTTTTTCTTTTTCTTGCCCTCTGTGTCGGGCTCGCTAGGGATTTTGGGGGCTTTTAATTTTTCTTCATCTAACAAGACTTTAACGACAGAAAAAGCGATGAGAGCGGATTCTTTCATCACATCGCCTAAACTCCCGGTGAGTTTCAATTCCCCCTTGCCCCTGATTTTAAGCGCTTCAATTTTAAGCACATCACCGCCTACTGGCGTCCATGCCAAGCCATTGACAATACCGATTTTATTTTCTTTATCTATGGGGTCAATTTCAAACACCATGCGCTCTAAATACTCTTTAAGGTTATTGGGCGTGATAGAGATGCAAAAATCTTTATTTTCATCTCTTTTTTCGTTTCCCTTACTTTCGTCTTTTTGATCTTCGTCTTTTTTATTCTCGTTTCTTTTGGTTCGCCCTTTTTTGTGTTCGTTGCTTTCTAGGTATTGTAAAGCCACCTTGCGCATAATCGTTGCGATTTGTCTTCGTAAATCCCTAACGCCCGCTTCTCTGGTGTATTTTTCAATAATGAGTTTCAAACACTCATGGCTAATATTGACTTCACTAGGTTTTAAGGCGTGCTTTTCTAATTCTTGGGGGATGAGGTAGTTTTTAGCGATTTCTTCTTTTTCGCTAGGCGTGTAGCTGGACACGCTGATAAATTCCATTCTGTCTCTTAAAGGGGCCGGAATCCTATCCACATTGTTAGCAGTGGCGATAAAAATCACTTGCGACAAATCAATGCTGAAATTCGCATAATGATCCCTAAAGGCAACATTTTGTTCAGGATCTAAAATCTCTAACAAAGCGCTCGCTGGATCACCCCTAACGCTCCTATCCACTTTATCAATTTCATCTAAAACCATGACCGGGTTCATTTTTTTAGCTTCAATAAGCCCTTGGACAATGCGCCCAGGCATTGAGCCTATATAAGTGCGTCTGTGGCCTCTCAATTCATTCACATCTTCTAAACCCCCTAAAGCGATCCGAACCAAGGGGCGCTCTATCGCTTTAGCGATGGAATTGGCTAAGCTTGTTTTACCCACGCCAGGAGGCCCATAAAAACATAAAATCGTGCCTTTAGCTTTGTCCTTTTTTTCTGGTTTTTTCTTGTGGCGCATTTCTAAAAGCTGCATGGTGGCAAAGTATTCCACAATGCGCTCTTTAGGCCTTTTTAAGGAATAATGATCGTTGTCTAGTTGATCTTTGACATGCTTAATGTCAAGCGCTTTTTTTTCATATTGCCCAAAAGGCACATCTAGCATGGTTTCAATATAATTTTGTAAAGTCGCGCTATCAGAGCTGTCCGCATGAGTTCGGCTCAATCGGTCAATTTGCTTTTTAATCTCTTTAAACGCTTCTTCTTTTAAAAAAGGCTTGATGCTTTCTAATTTTTGGTAGTATTGGTTTAAATCTTCATCTCGTTGTTTGTCTGTGCCAAGCTCTTTTTGGATTTGCTTGAGCTGCTCTTTTAAGAAATATTCCTTATTGACTTGCTCCATTTTTTGATGGACTTTGGATTTGATTTCTTTTTGGAGTTTTTGGGTTTTAGTCTCTTCTATGACAATATCAATCAAATCCAATAAGCGCTGTTCGGTGTTGTTGTTGGCAAAAAGAGAATAGGCTTGATCTTTTTTCAAGTGCAAAGCCGCTGCGATTAAATCAGCGATGCGGTTAGGATCGTCATTATCTTCTAAAGCTTTGATGAGATCCGGGGGGAAAAGCGAGCTGACATTGGCTAGAGTGATCACTTTTTCT
This region includes:
- the lon gene encoding endopeptidase La — protein: MTEDFPKTLPLLVEEDTFLYPFMIAPIFLQNNASIKAVTYAKNNKSLVFIACQKDKLNDNEAPYYDVGVIGSVMREANMPNGRVKLLFNGIAKGRILEPAKENEQGFLEAQISPIEYLEYDKENIQAIVEVLKEKVITLANVSSLFPPDLIKALEDNDDPNRIADLIAAALHLKKDQAYSLFANNNTEQRLLDLIDIVIEETKTQKLQKEIKSKVHQKMEQVNKEYFLKEQLKQIQKELGTDKQRDEDLNQYYQKLESIKPFLKEEAFKEIKKQIDRLSRTHADSSDSATLQNYIETMLDVPFGQYEKKALDIKHVKDQLDNDHYSLKRPKERIVEYFATMQLLEMRHKKKPEKKDKAKGTILCFYGPPGVGKTSLANSIAKAIERPLVRIALGGLEDVNELRGHRRTYIGSMPGRIVQGLIEAKKMNPVMVLDEIDKVDRSVRGDPASALLEILDPEQNVAFRDHYANFSIDLSQVIFIATANNVDRIPAPLRDRMEFISVSSYTPSEKEEIAKNYLIPQELEKHALKPSEVNISHECLKLIIEKYTREAGVRDLRRQIATIMRKVALQYLESNEHKKGRTKRNENKKDEDQKDESKGNEKRDENKDFCISITPNNLKEYLERMVFEIDPIDKENKIGIVNGLAWTPVGGDVLKIEALKIRGKGELKLTGSLGDVMKESALIAFSVVKVLLDEEKLKAPKIPSEPDTEGKKKKKALKVYNAYDLHLHVPEGATPKDGPSAGIAMASVIASILCDKATRSDVAMTGELTLSGEVLPIGGLKEKLIAAFKAGIKTALIPVKNYERDLDEIPTEVRENLNIVAVKNIAEVLEKTLL